In Streptomyces sp. NBC_00569, a single genomic region encodes these proteins:
- a CDS encoding helix-turn-helix domain-containing protein, with amino-acid sequence MAPPQSATAKRRSLGAEIKRLRKARGLKASDLAERLKCSETRISRLETGTGRVRLLENEVLSLCSLLGVEDEQQVQTMLDLASESEQSSAWWDTYRGVLPSGLGALLAFETDALSERAWESSLIHGLLQTADYAHAILSAWPDNRPIDVDDLVSVRMRRAELLTTEDKPPLDFWAILDETVIRRPVGSEAVMQGQIRHLLKMADLPNVTLQIMPMSKGAHPGLGGAFSILDFEEAAPVVYVDSPAGNLYLNKRVDLRRFSASFDLLRARSLDPDDSAALLRDATREKQ; translated from the coding sequence ATGGCTCCACCCCAGTCAGCGACAGCAAAGCGCCGGTCGCTTGGCGCGGAGATCAAGCGACTGCGCAAGGCCCGCGGCCTGAAGGCTTCGGATCTTGCCGAGCGGTTGAAGTGCAGCGAAACCCGTATCAGCCGACTGGAGACTGGCACGGGGCGCGTGCGTCTCCTGGAGAACGAGGTGCTGTCACTCTGCTCACTGCTCGGCGTCGAGGACGAGCAGCAAGTACAGACGATGCTCGACCTAGCCTCCGAGTCGGAGCAGTCCTCGGCCTGGTGGGACACGTACCGCGGCGTGCTGCCGAGCGGTCTAGGCGCGCTTCTCGCCTTTGAGACTGACGCCCTGTCGGAGCGCGCTTGGGAATCCAGCCTGATCCATGGGCTATTGCAGACCGCGGACTATGCCCACGCCATCTTGTCGGCATGGCCGGATAACCGGCCGATCGATGTGGACGATCTCGTGAGCGTGCGAATGCGTCGAGCTGAACTCCTCACGACAGAGGACAAGCCTCCACTGGACTTCTGGGCGATCCTGGACGAAACGGTGATCCGCAGGCCCGTCGGCAGCGAGGCCGTCATGCAGGGCCAGATTCGTCATCTGCTCAAGATGGCGGATCTACCGAACGTGACGCTTCAGATCATGCCGATGAGCAAGGGGGCTCACCCCGGCCTCGGCGGCGCCTTCTCCATCCTCGACTTCGAAGAGGCTGCTCCAGTCGTCTACGTCGACAGCCCGGCAGGAAACCTCTACCTCAACAAGCGGGTCGACCTCAGAAGGTTCTCGGCGTCCTTCGATCTGCTACGAGCGCGGTCACTTGATCCCGACGATTCAGCCGCACTACTCAGGGACGCCACAAGGGAGAAGCAATGA
- a CDS encoding DUF397 domain-containing protein, whose translation MNNNSQPDYLQGLNWFKASASSGQGGCLEVAFTGDGRIALRDNEDLDNPPFVVTEHVWNCFLDGAGKGEFDIKA comes from the coding sequence ATGAACAACAACTCTCAACCCGACTACCTGCAGGGCCTCAACTGGTTCAAGGCCTCGGCATCCTCCGGACAGGGCGGTTGCCTCGAGGTGGCCTTCACCGGCGACGGCCGGATCGCCCTCCGAGACAACGAGGACCTGGACAACCCCCCGTTCGTCGTCACTGAGCATGTGTGGAATTGCTTCCTCGACGGTGCAGGCAAAGGCGAATTCGACATCAAGGCCTGA
- a CDS encoding replication-relaxation family protein: MREDILRVLGVLKVATAEQIQELTRPHLTYRHPAPSNRGSRTAAHRNAALDLARHGLVISEGRSRAGTKLYGLTPSGLEAAALALERPIAEMGSIARGAASHGAAHALDVNATVLGLLQPRPTQSAYDRLSPADQAVVDSRPQGLGSLEAMSTEVGLPVTGTDAEPGYGSVQSDLVVCDHGHQLPLMFVEVDRSTMVPERVVAKIRRYQQYVERRDKQGRLWWRARWHVPEDQQPVVAFVLSGRSESSVLNRAAVVMNLVDSLDPSFPVVGTTLTRLHERGPWGKTWWNAARGGSPQSLDQALDPPASLAM, translated from the coding sequence TTGCGCGAGGACATCCTGCGAGTGCTAGGGGTGTTGAAGGTGGCCACAGCGGAGCAGATCCAGGAACTCACGCGTCCACACCTGACCTACCGCCACCCGGCCCCGAGCAATCGGGGCAGCCGCACGGCCGCACACCGCAACGCCGCCCTGGACCTGGCGCGTCACGGCCTCGTGATCTCCGAGGGCCGCAGCCGAGCCGGCACCAAGCTGTACGGGCTGACTCCCAGCGGGCTGGAGGCGGCCGCCCTCGCGCTGGAGCGGCCGATAGCGGAGATGGGCTCCATCGCGCGGGGCGCTGCCTCCCACGGCGCCGCGCACGCTCTCGACGTCAACGCCACCGTGCTGGGACTGCTGCAGCCCCGACCCACGCAAAGTGCCTACGATCGCCTCAGCCCTGCCGATCAGGCCGTGGTGGACAGCCGGCCGCAAGGTCTTGGCAGTCTGGAGGCGATGAGCACCGAGGTCGGTCTGCCGGTCACCGGCACCGACGCGGAGCCGGGATACGGCTCGGTGCAGTCCGACTTGGTCGTCTGCGACCACGGGCACCAGTTGCCGCTGATGTTCGTGGAGGTCGACCGCTCCACGATGGTGCCCGAACGCGTCGTGGCGAAGATCCGCCGCTACCAGCAGTACGTCGAGCGCCGCGACAAGCAGGGGCGCCTGTGGTGGCGCGCTCGCTGGCACGTGCCCGAGGATCAGCAGCCAGTGGTCGCCTTCGTGCTGAGTGGACGCAGCGAATCCAGCGTCCTCAACCGGGCTGCGGTCGTGATGAACCTGGTCGACAGTCTCGATCCGTCGTTCCCGGTCGTCGGTACCACCCTGACTCGGCTGCATGAGCGTGGTCCGTGGGGCAAGACGTGGTGGAACGCAGCTCGCGGCGGCAGTCCTCAGTCCCTGGACCAGGCACTGGACCCGCCTGCATCGCTGGCCATGTGA
- a CDS encoding IS630 family transposase yields MAEPVRVRRLTDQEGQRLQQIVRRGSTSSVRYRRAMMLLASAGGNRVPVIAQLVQADEDTVRDVIHRFNEIGLACLDPRWAGGRPRLLSSDDEDFVVQTATTRPAKLGQPFTRWSLRKLVAYLRKKHGRMIRIGREALRSLLARRGVTFQRTKTGKESPDPDREAKLDRIEEVLDRFPDRVFAFDEFGPLGIRPTAGSGWAERKRPDRVPATYHRTHGVRYFHGCYSVGDDRLWGVNRRRKGAANTLAALKSIRAARPDGAPIYLIMDNLSAHKGADIRRWAKKHKVELCFTPTYASWANPIEAHFGPLRQFTIANSNYPNHPVQTRALHAYLRWRNANARHHDVLAAERKERTRIRSEKGIRWGGRPLTTAA; encoded by the coding sequence GTGGCTGAGCCTGTCCGTGTGCGCAGACTGACTGACCAGGAGGGGCAGCGGCTGCAGCAGATCGTGCGCCGGGGCAGCACGAGTTCGGTGCGCTACCGGCGGGCGATGATGCTGCTGGCCTCTGCCGGCGGCAACCGGGTGCCAGTGATTGCCCAGTTGGTGCAGGCCGACGAGGACACCGTGCGCGATGTGATCCACCGGTTCAACGAGATCGGCCTGGCCTGTCTGGACCCTCGGTGGGCGGGAGGCCGTCCCCGCCTACTCAGCTCTGACGACGAGGACTTCGTCGTGCAGACGGCCACCACCCGCCCCGCCAAGCTCGGCCAGCCGTTCACCCGGTGGTCACTGCGCAAACTCGTCGCCTACCTGCGGAAAAAGCACGGTCGGATGATCCGCATCGGCCGAGAGGCGTTACGCAGCCTGCTCGCCCGCCGCGGTGTCACCTTCCAGCGCACCAAGACGGGGAAGGAATCCCCCGACCCGGACCGTGAAGCGAAGCTGGACCGGATCGAGGAGGTCCTGGACCGTTTCCCCGACCGAGTGTTCGCCTTCGATGAGTTCGGACCACTCGGAATCCGGCCCACCGCAGGCTCGGGTTGGGCCGAACGGAAACGTCCCGACCGGGTGCCGGCCACCTACCACCGCACTCACGGAGTCCGGTACTTCCACGGCTGCTACTCGGTCGGTGACGACCGCCTGTGGGGCGTCAACCGCCGCAGGAAAGGTGCCGCGAACACGCTGGCCGCGCTGAAGTCGATCCGCGCCGCCCGGCCCGACGGCGCCCCGATCTACCTGATCATGGACAACTTGTCCGCCCACAAGGGCGCCGACATCCGGCGCTGGGCGAAGAAGCACAAGGTCGAGTTGTGCTTCACCCCGACCTACGCCTCGTGGGCAAACCCGATCGAGGCGCACTTCGGACCGTTGAGACAGTTCACCATCGCCAACTCGAACTATCCCAACCACCCCGTGCAGACCCGAGCCCTGCACGCCTACCTGCGCTGGCGCAACGCGAACGCCCGCCACCACGACGTCCTTGCCGCCGAACGCAAGGAACGCACCCGCATCCGAAGCGAGAAGGGCATCCGCTGGGGCGGACGCCCACTCACGACGGCAGCCTGA
- a CDS encoding NUDIX hydrolase, whose product MPSKDGMPSNWLPPAEYVQTIEQATMYGCLYITDTRGFPVQMLSVCREEEWQFPGGNTDVGENPWDTAVREFHEETGLTYEGEQRLLVSLFGARSGSWPLARVGFVFDGGMLTDEQIAAIRLQPEEHTELRVAPMREWQTLMSPRTFKRLEAVHAARETGTATFLPW is encoded by the coding sequence ATGCCCTCGAAGGACGGCATGCCGAGTAACTGGCTCCCGCCGGCCGAGTACGTCCAGACGATCGAGCAGGCCACCATGTATGGGTGCCTCTACATCACGGACACCCGCGGTTTCCCCGTGCAGATGCTGTCCGTGTGCAGGGAGGAAGAGTGGCAATTCCCGGGCGGTAACACGGACGTCGGCGAGAACCCGTGGGACACGGCTGTCCGGGAGTTCCACGAGGAGACCGGGCTGACGTACGAGGGAGAACAGCGGCTCCTGGTGAGTCTTTTCGGGGCCCGGAGCGGCTCGTGGCCGCTGGCGAGGGTCGGATTCGTCTTCGACGGCGGCATGCTCACCGACGAGCAGATCGCGGCGATCAGACTTCAGCCGGAGGAGCACACGGAGCTGCGAGTCGCGCCCATGCGCGAGTGGCAGACGCTCATGAGTCCACGCACGTTCAAGCGCCTGGAGGCGGTGCACGCGGCACGGGAGACCGGTACGGCCACGTTCTTGCCCTGGTAA
- a CDS encoding conjugal transfer protein, with protein MPAPALEAPPTAAGLDLERTRRTIRLGRAGVWACLLAGPAALALALTQPAVTVVPPDAPAPSPNADSAVAAADPSGYVAEFADAWLRSDADAPDSASAMRALRLGPGVALPEPADGAKAPQEVRSVRSVQRSGSQWSVTVAAQYADGVRYFAVPVTASKSDGAVAVTGTPALVAAPAAAKAEPSVYRVEVPDGPLADTVGDFLTAYLGGSGDVDRYLAPRTSLDAVAPALADKVDVDVVSAREEAAAGEQVASDGTRVHVEASVSAHTKSGTWPLSYELTLAARGGRWEIAALTSGGGATK; from the coding sequence ATGCCAGCACCCGCCCTCGAGGCGCCGCCGACGGCGGCCGGTCTCGACCTCGAACGCACCCGCCGCACCATCCGTCTCGGGCGGGCCGGGGTGTGGGCCTGCCTGTTGGCCGGGCCCGCCGCTCTGGCTCTGGCGCTCACCCAGCCGGCCGTGACCGTGGTCCCCCCGGATGCGCCGGCGCCTTCCCCCAACGCCGACTCTGCGGTGGCGGCGGCCGACCCTTCCGGGTACGTCGCAGAGTTCGCTGACGCCTGGCTGCGATCCGATGCCGACGCCCCTGACAGCGCCAGCGCCATGCGGGCGCTTCGCCTCGGTCCCGGTGTCGCGCTGCCCGAGCCGGCCGACGGTGCGAAGGCGCCGCAGGAGGTGAGGTCGGTACGCAGCGTGCAGCGCAGCGGGAGCCAGTGGTCGGTCACCGTGGCCGCCCAGTACGCCGACGGCGTCCGCTACTTCGCCGTACCCGTCACCGCATCGAAATCCGACGGTGCGGTCGCTGTCACAGGCACTCCTGCTCTGGTGGCCGCGCCTGCTGCTGCGAAGGCCGAGCCGTCGGTGTACCGGGTCGAGGTGCCGGATGGGCCGCTGGCCGACACGGTCGGGGACTTCCTGACGGCGTACTTGGGCGGTAGCGGCGACGTCGACCGCTACCTTGCCCCGCGGACTTCTCTGGACGCTGTCGCTCCCGCCCTCGCCGACAAGGTCGACGTCGATGTGGTCAGCGCGCGGGAGGAGGCGGCGGCCGGTGAGCAGGTCGCTTCCGACGGCACCCGCGTGCACGTCGAGGCGAGCGTGAGCGCGCACACGAAGTCGGGGACGTGGCCGCTGTCCTATGAGCTCACCCTGGCGGCGCGTGGCGGTCGTTGGGAGATCGCCGCGCTTACCTCGGGCGGGGGTGCGACCAAGTGA
- a CDS encoding ATP-binding protein, whose product MRVPIRHIAGHLLWSAEDHTWAVYRLHPGADEPGHSGEAVTGAYLPAAVREEQLQRITQLVRSLSGEPRLFGVCAQVDPSEVAWLMLEGLHDETGDLMPEAGPWVEHVEAALDLLDGQEMHRRTLWLAVPLSRDARGGRGMVARGLGIGALGELSDSLGLKPSPVSDTNVARAGEKAAQIEAQMAGAVSFRPARPAEIVWLIQHALHRGISEPLLSEAASSALYAGRVRDGLLFSPSYADLGQVRLEEGGAPRAATAGASARHALFGGLLKRGSGSSSVTGRQWVKDATSPIQRRWLQVETPQGTGYQAHLVLAECPPALSAQAADLFAQLDVLDFPVDFTVSLTLVEAAEARRKIQRKRTELVDQVDQYDARPTGLPSDIPEAARDLSEMDARLARTSAEVEVQSITVLTVWAPTSALCDARARALEKLLAGVDYRIVRPVGLQSDLFALGLPGSVCPLTVREFTQHQVAEDWAMSGAFARSEVGDPNGVLLGFDLDCGTPRPVMINVADAPKQDASASLAVIGDLGGGKSVLQKSLESAVVDRGARAICIDRTPVREWATFAKGAAAGRCQVIDAAQAELSIDPLRLFPGPEGRQYALNYLTLQLGIGAMSVQGEVLHHAVEQAASMPDASMAKVIQVLVQTAAAATGKRSDAAASVAGMLSLVTSSPLAAMVFDPSLPIARLNGSTTADLIVITTAGLTLPPKQAFENPEILHQQPLEALIGRAVLYLIAAMARQAAFADPSRFCAVVTDELYWLTSSAEGTALVHEILHDGRKHNAGLFAGSHDERELGPDRGLFAYKALARTADRERARRGLDFIGLDGRDEDLVRLVTTDLSPVGVTERAGEILLTGPRQNTGRIKVRIPAVKRIADHITTTPGKSPRTAVATPRATKEVSA is encoded by the coding sequence ATGCGTGTTCCCATCCGCCACATAGCCGGGCATCTGCTGTGGTCGGCCGAGGACCACACATGGGCCGTGTACCGCCTGCACCCTGGCGCGGACGAGCCCGGCCACAGCGGCGAGGCGGTCACCGGTGCCTACCTTCCCGCCGCGGTCCGCGAGGAGCAATTGCAGCGCATCACGCAGCTGGTGCGTTCCCTGTCGGGTGAGCCGCGGCTGTTCGGGGTGTGCGCGCAAGTCGACCCGTCCGAGGTCGCGTGGCTCATGCTCGAAGGCCTCCACGACGAGACCGGGGACTTGATGCCCGAAGCCGGTCCGTGGGTCGAGCACGTCGAGGCCGCGTTGGACCTTCTGGACGGGCAGGAGATGCACCGCCGCACGCTGTGGCTGGCCGTGCCTCTCTCGCGTGACGCCAGGGGCGGGCGCGGGATGGTCGCACGCGGCCTGGGAATCGGCGCGCTGGGTGAACTGTCCGACTCTCTGGGGCTGAAGCCGTCGCCGGTCAGTGACACCAATGTGGCCCGGGCGGGTGAGAAGGCCGCACAGATCGAGGCGCAGATGGCTGGTGCGGTTTCCTTCCGGCCGGCGCGTCCAGCGGAGATCGTCTGGCTCATCCAGCACGCACTGCACCGCGGCATCAGTGAGCCCCTGTTGTCCGAGGCGGCCTCGAGTGCACTGTATGCGGGACGGGTGCGGGACGGACTGCTGTTCTCCCCGAGCTACGCGGACCTCGGCCAGGTCCGCCTCGAGGAAGGCGGCGCACCGCGCGCGGCGACAGCAGGAGCCAGCGCCCGGCACGCACTGTTCGGGGGACTCCTTAAGCGGGGCAGCGGCTCTTCAAGTGTGACGGGCCGGCAGTGGGTCAAGGACGCGACGTCGCCGATCCAGCGCCGGTGGCTGCAGGTCGAGACGCCGCAGGGAACCGGGTATCAGGCGCATCTGGTGCTGGCCGAATGCCCGCCCGCGCTGTCCGCGCAGGCCGCTGACCTGTTCGCGCAGCTCGACGTCCTTGATTTTCCGGTCGACTTCACCGTCAGTCTCACCCTGGTGGAGGCCGCCGAGGCGCGGCGCAAGATCCAGCGCAAGCGCACCGAGCTGGTCGACCAGGTCGACCAGTACGACGCCCGCCCCACCGGTCTGCCTTCCGACATCCCGGAAGCGGCCCGGGACCTGAGCGAGATGGACGCGCGCCTCGCGCGGACGTCAGCCGAGGTAGAGGTGCAGTCCATCACGGTGCTCACCGTGTGGGCACCGACATCGGCCCTGTGTGATGCCCGGGCACGTGCGCTGGAGAAGCTGCTGGCCGGTGTCGACTACCGGATTGTGCGGCCAGTCGGCTTGCAGAGCGATCTGTTCGCTCTTGGGCTGCCCGGCAGTGTCTGTCCGCTCACGGTAAGGGAATTCACCCAGCACCAGGTGGCGGAGGACTGGGCGATGTCCGGTGCTTTCGCCCGCAGCGAGGTGGGGGACCCGAACGGTGTCCTGCTCGGCTTCGACCTGGACTGCGGCACTCCCCGGCCCGTGATGATCAACGTCGCTGACGCACCCAAGCAGGATGCGAGTGCCTCACTCGCCGTCATCGGGGATCTCGGTGGCGGCAAGAGCGTCCTGCAGAAGAGCCTGGAAAGCGCGGTGGTCGACCGAGGGGCGCGGGCCATTTGCATCGACCGGACCCCGGTGCGCGAGTGGGCGACCTTCGCCAAGGGGGCGGCTGCGGGGCGGTGTCAGGTCATCGACGCTGCGCAGGCCGAGTTGTCCATCGACCCACTCCGTCTGTTCCCCGGCCCCGAGGGACGCCAGTACGCGCTCAACTACTTGACCCTTCAGCTCGGCATCGGCGCCATGAGCGTCCAGGGCGAAGTCCTGCACCACGCCGTCGAGCAGGCCGCGAGCATGCCCGACGCCTCAATGGCCAAGGTCATACAGGTCCTAGTGCAGACGGCCGCGGCCGCAACCGGCAAGCGCAGCGATGCGGCCGCGTCGGTCGCGGGGATGCTGAGCCTGGTCACCAGCAGCCCGCTCGCAGCCATGGTGTTCGACCCGAGCCTGCCGATTGCCCGCCTGAACGGCTCCACAACAGCTGACCTGATCGTCATCACCACGGCCGGGCTGACACTGCCGCCTAAGCAGGCCTTCGAGAACCCGGAGATCCTCCACCAGCAGCCCCTCGAAGCGCTGATCGGCCGCGCGGTGCTGTATCTGATCGCAGCGATGGCACGGCAGGCGGCGTTCGCTGACCCGTCCCGCTTCTGCGCCGTGGTCACCGACGAGCTGTACTGGCTGACCAGCTCCGCCGAAGGCACCGCGCTCGTGCACGAGATCCTGCACGACGGCCGCAAGCACAACGCCGGGCTGTTCGCCGGGTCCCACGACGAGAGGGAACTCGGCCCCGACCGCGGGCTGTTTGCCTACAAGGCCCTCGCTCGCACCGCGGATCGTGAGCGCGCCCGCCGCGGCCTGGACTTCATCGGTCTGGACGGCCGCGACGAGGACCTGGTCCGTCTGGTGACCACCGACCTGTCCCCCGTCGGTGTCACCGAACGTGCCGGCGAAATCCTCCTCACGGGGCCGCGACAGAACACCGGCCGCATCAAGGTCCGTATCCCCGCCGTGAAGCGCATCGCCGACCACATCACCACCACCCCCGGCAAGAGCCCGCGCACCGCGGTCGCCACGCCGCGAGCGACGAAGGAGGTGTCGGCATGA
- a CDS encoding C40 family peptidase — protein MNGTLSRRRSRRWIKWGCVTGVLLGLAVCCTAPVSGAASTLAALTQQQEKSDIGLAGAGGSADIPPRMLDAYKNAVRLIGTKVPRCRGVRWPVLAGIAKVESNHAAGRAIARGGDIRPRIYGVLLNGSGAGGNTSVFTDTDGGKWDGTAEGERAVGPFQFMPATWESTGQDGNKDGVRDPHNADDAALGAATYLCGRGRDLGKAGQLRAAIFQYNHSNEYVANVTKWIDQYADAARSGGGASLTGLKGKARAALRAALAQRGVPYSWGGGTVSGPSRGLCCSPSGKSGSSITGFDCSGLTTYAFARAGISLPRTAAAQAGRGRRIPASAGQGALQPGDLVFFGYIPGRDSTIDHVGIYVGGGRMINAARPGTVVRFDPVDAMPGYAGGARLL, from the coding sequence GTGAACGGGACACTTTCCAGGCGGCGTTCACGCCGATGGATCAAGTGGGGTTGTGTCACCGGCGTGCTGCTGGGGCTGGCCGTGTGCTGCACGGCCCCGGTCTCGGGCGCGGCCAGCACCCTGGCGGCCCTCACCCAGCAACAGGAGAAAAGCGACATCGGGCTGGCGGGGGCAGGCGGCAGTGCGGACATCCCGCCCCGCATGCTCGACGCCTACAAGAACGCCGTCCGGTTGATCGGGACGAAGGTTCCCCGATGCCGGGGCGTGCGCTGGCCCGTCCTGGCCGGGATCGCAAAGGTCGAGTCCAACCACGCCGCCGGACGCGCCATCGCGAGGGGCGGGGACATCCGACCGCGGATCTACGGAGTCCTGCTCAACGGCTCCGGGGCCGGTGGCAACACGAGCGTGTTCACCGACACCGATGGCGGCAAGTGGGATGGCACCGCCGAGGGCGAACGCGCTGTGGGTCCCTTCCAGTTCATGCCCGCCACTTGGGAGTCAACCGGGCAGGACGGCAACAAGGACGGCGTGCGCGATCCGCACAACGCGGACGATGCCGCCCTCGGGGCCGCGACCTATCTGTGTGGGCGCGGCCGCGATCTGGGCAAGGCCGGTCAGCTGCGGGCTGCGATCTTTCAGTACAACCACAGCAATGAGTACGTAGCCAACGTCACGAAGTGGATCGACCAGTACGCGGATGCCGCCCGTTCCGGCGGAGGTGCCAGCCTGACGGGTCTGAAGGGGAAGGCCCGCGCGGCGCTTCGGGCCGCGCTCGCCCAGCGTGGGGTGCCGTATTCGTGGGGTGGCGGCACCGTGTCGGGGCCCTCGAGGGGGTTGTGCTGTTCACCGAGTGGAAAGTCGGGCTCTTCGATCACTGGTTTCGACTGTTCGGGACTCACTACCTACGCGTTCGCGCGAGCTGGGATCAGCTTGCCGCGGACTGCCGCTGCGCAGGCCGGCCGTGGGCGGCGTATCCCTGCCTCGGCCGGTCAAGGTGCGCTCCAGCCGGGTGACTTGGTGTTCTTCGGCTATATCCCGGGTCGGGATTCGACCATCGATCACGTGGGGATTTACGTCGGTGGCGGCCGCATGATCAACGCTGCCAGGCCGGGCACTGTCGTGCGTTTCGACCCTGTGGACGCGATGCCTGGGTATGCCGGGGGTGCGAGGCTCCTGTGA